One stretch of Ipomoea triloba cultivar NCNSP0323 chromosome 8, ASM357664v1 DNA includes these proteins:
- the LOC116027771 gene encoding polygalacturonase At1g48100, whose amino-acid sequence MAKMRGFSFRSLTFMVMVAFLVWSWNVETCDGRRGRHWRPSRGDASLYKKKGKYHHGGNRHHRSSNAGKTKQKHPSPVVAVPPPPPPLPPSAPAAPRPSIPVNPPSKGYEDDTGSVFSVMDFGAKGDGKSDDTKAFQATWAAACKVEASTMVVPSEYVFLVGPISFSGPYCEKNIVFQLDGKIIAPTDSKAWGSGLFQWLEFTKLVGITIKGSGTVDGSGSVWWQNSPLDDPIDDELKLIIPLNRTKPVYPPISINSSLSGKMPSTKPTALRFYGSFNVTVTGITIQNSPQCHLKFDNCVGVYVYNFTASSPGDSPNTDGIHLQNSKDVVIRGSTLGCGDDCVSIQTGCTNVYIHNVNCGPGHGISIGGLGKDNTKACVSNITVRDIIMQNTMNGVRIKTWQGGLGSVQGVLFSNIQVSEVQLPIVIDQFYCDKRTCKNQTAAVALSGIHYENIRGTYTVKPVHFACSDNMPCTDVTLDRVKLEPLQERYHLYDPYCWQTFGELHSPAVPPVQCLQVGKPSSNRIQVDHDQC is encoded by the exons ATGGCAAAAATGAGAGGTTTTAGTTTCAGAAGCCTTACATTCATGGTGATGGTTGCATTTCTGGTTTGGTCATGGAATGTTGAAACTTGTGATGGGAGAAGAGGGAGGCATTGGAGGCCAAGCAGAGGTGATGCATCTTTGTACAAGAAGAAAGGGAAGTATCATCACGGTGGCAATCGACACCACCGCAGCAGCAATGCCGGGAAGACGAAGCAGAAACACCCGTCTCCGGTGGTGGCGGTGCCGCCTCCGCCACCGCCACTGCCGCCGTCAGCTCCGGCGGCTCCCCGACCTAGCATCCCTGTAAATCCACCAAGCAAAGGTTACGAGGACGACACCGGGTCGGTTTTCAGTGTCATGGATTTTGGAGCAAAGGGTGATGGGAAGAGTGATGACACTAAG GCATTCCAAGCTACCTGGGCTGCAGCTTGTAAGGTGGAGGCATCAACGATGGTGGTCCCGTCAGAATACGTATTCCTTGTGGGGCCCATTTCTTTCTCTGGACCTTACTGCgaaaaaaatatagtttttcAG CTTGATGGCAAAATCATAGCTCCAACAGACTCGAAAGCTTGGGGTTCAGGCCTTTTCCAATGGCTTGAATTTACAAAGCTGGTAGGAATTACAATTAAGGGAAGTGGCACGGTTGATGGAAGTGGTTCAGTCTGGTGGCAGAATTCCCCATTAGATGACCCAATAGATGACgaattaaaattaatcattCCACTAAACAGAACAAAGCCGGTCTATCCTCCAATCTCG ATAAATAGTTCACTTAGTGGAAAAATGCCAAGCACAAAGCCAACG GCACTTCGGTTCTATGGGAGTTTTAATGTGACTGTCACTGGAATCACTATTCAGAATAGTCCACAGTGCCACCTCAAGTTTGACAACTGCGTAGGGGTATATGTATACAATTTCACTGCCTCGTCACCTGGAGATAGCCCCAACACAGATGGAATCCATTTACAAAACTCAAAAGATGTTGTTATCCGTGGGAGCACCCTTGGTTGTG GAGATGACTGTGTTTCAATTCAAACTGGATGcacaaatgtatatatacacaatgtGAATTGTGGACCAGGGCATGGAATCAGCATTGGAGGACTAGGAAAAGACAACACAAAAGCTTGTGTCTCAAATATCACTGTGCGAGACATAATTATGCAAAACACAATGAATGGTGTAAGGATAAAAACATGGCAG GGTGGATTAGGGTCTGTGCAAGGAGTTCTGTTCTCAAACATCCAAGTTTCTGAAGTTCAACTGCCAATTGTAATTGACCAGTTCTATTGTGACAAAAGAACATGCAAGAACCAGACAGCTGCTGTGGCTCTATCAGGCATCCACTATGAAAACATAAGAGGAACATATACAGTAAAACCAGTGCATTTTGCATGTAGTGACAACATGCCATGTACAGATGTGACCCTAGACAGGGTAAAACTAGAGCCGCTACAAGAGCGTTACCACCTGTATGATCCATACTGTTGGCAGACATTTGGAGAGTTGCACTCTCCTGCAGTCCCTCCAGTTCAATGTTTACAAGTTGGCAAGCCATCAAGCAACAGGATTCAGGTAGATCATGATCAGTGTTAG
- the LOC116027013 gene encoding uncharacterized protein LOC116027013, with translation MGGPNDGYSNVRIPDEMLLPANGNDIATIVDSIFLLFKEGGCQQQYISNRAILAPTLDVVNAINEYMTDLHVAESKTYLSCDTVCKADSGNGILADMHTPEFLNGLKASGIPNHALTLKVGSPVMLLRNIDHLMGLCNGTRLIITRLMGLCNGTRLIITRLLGLCNGTRLIITRLSDHVVEARLIITRLSDHVVEAKIVSGNNAGQIVLIPRMSITPTDTRLPFKFQRRTPTDTRLPFKFQRRQFPLMLSYAMTINKSQGQTLTHVGSINKSQGQTLTHVGLLLRKPVFVHGQLYVAASRISNPKGLRLLIANEGTKSINYTTNVVYH, from the coding sequence ATGGGAGGACCTAATGATGGTTATTCGAACGTTCGCATCCCTGATGAAATGTTGTTACCAGCTAATGGTAATGACATAGCCACAATTGTTGATAGTATATTTCTATTGTTCAAGGAAGGCGGTTGTCAGCAACAATACATATCAAATAGGGCAATTTTGGCACCCACACTAGACGTTGTCAATGCAATCAATGAGTACATGACTGATTTGCATGTTGCGGAAAGCAAGACATATTTAAGTTGCGATACTGTGTGCAAAGCTGATTCTGGCAATGGTATCCTCGCTGATATGCACACTCCTGAGTTCCTAAATGGCTTGAAAGCATCTGGCATACCTAACCATGCTTTAACTTTAAAGGTGGGATCTCCGGTTATGTTGTTAAGAAACATAGATCACTTGATGGGTCTATGTAATGGTACAAGACTTATCATCACCAGATTGATGGGTCTATGTAATGGTACAAGACTTATCATCACCAGATTATTGGGTCTATGTAATGGTACAAGACTTATCATCACCAGATTATCTGATCATGTTGTGGAGGCAAGACTTATCATCACCAGATTATCTGATCATGTTGTGGAGGCAAAGATTGTTTCAGGGAATAATGCAGGCCAAATTGTCTTGATACCAAGAATGTCAATAACCCCAACTGATACAAGattaccttttaaatttcaaagaagaacCCCAACTGATACAAGattaccttttaaatttcaaagaagacaatttcctTTGATGCTATCATAcgcaatgactatcaacaaaagtcaagggcAAACATTGACACATGTTGgctctatcaacaaaagtcaagggcAAACATTGACACATGTTGGCTTACTATTAAGGAAACCGGTCTTTGTTCATGGTCAACTATACGTGGCTGCTTCAAGAATTAGCAACCCTAAAGGTCTACGATTGTTGATAGCAAATGAAGGTACTAAGAGTATTAACTATACTACAAATGTTGTGTACcattaa
- the LOC116027014 gene encoding ATP-dependent DNA helicase PIF4-like, protein MPLPNFDDAVRCDNRLLWDELDYDRDALLKESQTMERQLTDEQKVVYETVVNDVDHQKGGLYFVYGYGGTGKTFVWRALSAKIRSRGDIVINVASSGIASLLLPGGRTAHSRFAIPITVTEDSTCNITQGSNLAELIIQCKLIIWDEAPMMHKHCFKALDRTLRDLLRFTDQNAGN, encoded by the coding sequence ATGCCACTTCCAAACTTCGATGATGCTGTCCGTTGTGATAATCGTCTGTTGTGGGATGAGCTTGATTACGATCGTGACGCATTATTAAAGGAGAGTCAAACAATGGAGAGGCAATTGACGGATGAGCAAAAAGTTGTGTACGAAACTGTAGTAAATGATGTAGACCACCAAAAGGGGGGGTTGTACTTTGTCTACGGGTACGGTGGAACTGGGAAAACATTTGTTTGGAGAGCGTTGTCTGCAAAAATTCGCTCGAGAGGGGATATTGTCATAAACGTAGCATCGAGTGGAATCGCATCTTTACTGCTCCCTGGCGGCCGAACAGCACACTCGAGGTTTGCCATACCTATTACAGTCACGGAGGATTCAACCTGCAACATCACCCAAGGTAGCAACTTGGCCGAACTCATTATACAGTGCAAACtaataatatgggatgaagcaccgatgatGCACAAGCATTGCTTCAAGGCACTGGATAGGACATTGCGGGATCTACTTCGGTTCACTGATCAGAATGCTGGAAACTGA
- the LOC116027016 gene encoding uncharacterized protein LOC116027016, which yields MGMYSLATRLSTFSNRSAIKVRVIRSYLVREKKGSADLKSQELVLHDPEGNVIHATIPAKIVPKFSNGFVEGKVYAIKNFYVVSNWHTYKTSMNEYMMQLNHETIYKELRLRPFDSYFPWLMYRLRPFDSLKGNSELNEKELIGKISSLSILEKELIDIIGRVVEVYGPQEKKIGGNNARLIDFVLEDAQINRGLRDGEVKICSSYDVTQVLFNLDYPEFINFRDSLTDIGYQTPMRSIASLSSFSFTNTMDESSSKSMELTTTNEIYDNDKYGDFWVAARISGIVNPTDWFYSSCRKPGCYKKLQISEGVNKCFKCFQTWETGILRYKITLCVVDLKGNASFLLWDRECQELIGIPATELYEKSNKITAKSDHTSYRNTPFPVLRINNDPQILKEHCSELLKLEINACNSDMQISLDDDDFLEGFLSDEAESPIASMLHVAVGDATEGPVKSHVAVGDATEGPVKRCLAVGDATEGPVKRCLLDQFSSTQSGKKQKEIKEIKVKLEKID from the exons ATGGGGATGTACTCTCTGGCTACCAGATTGTCTACCTTCAGCAATAGGAGTGCAATAAAGGTTAGAGTTATTCGTAGCTACCTGGTACGAGAAAAGAAAGGTTCTGCTGACCTAAAGAGTCAAGAATTGGTCTTACACGACCCAGAG GGAAATGTCATTCATGCAACTATACCAGCAAAGATTGTTCCAAAGTTTAGCAACGGTTTTGTAGAAGGCAAAGTGTATGCTATCAAGAACTTTTACGTTGTTTCAAACTGGCATACCTACAAGACTAGCATGAACGAATATATGATGCAATTGAATCATGAAACTATTTACAAAGAGTTGAG ATTGAGGCCTTTTGATAGTTATTTCCCTTGGTTAATGTACAGATTGAGGCCTTTTGATAGTTTGAAAGGTAATTCAGAATTAAATGAGAAAGAGCTCATTGGTAAGATTTCTAGCCTATCAATACTCGAGAAAGAGCTCATTG ATATCATTGGTCGGGTTGTTGAAGTTTATGGACCTCAAGAAAAAAAGATTGGTGGAAATAATGCTAGGCTCATAGACTTTGTGCTTGAGGATGCCCA GATAAACAGAGGGCTCAGAG ATGGTGAGGTCAAGATCTGCTCATCTTATGATGTAACTCAAGTCCTTTTCAATCTGGACTATCCAGAATTTATCAACTTCAGGGACAG TCTTACGGACATAGGATATCAAACACCTATGAGAAGTATAGCTTCCCTATCTAGTTTTAGTTTTACCAACACTATGGATGAATCCAGCAGTAAGTCTATGGAACTAACCACCACAAATGAGATCTATGACAATGATAAG TATGGAGATTTTTGGGTGGCCGCAAGGATATCGGGTATTGTTAATCCGACTGATTGGTTTTATAGCTCCTGTAGGAAGCCGGGATGCTACAAAAAACTTCAAATTTCTGAAGGAGTCAATAAATGTTTCAAGTGTTTTCAGACTTGGGAAACTGGTATTTTAAGGTATAAGATTACACTATGTGTTGTGGACCTGAAGGGTAATGCTTCATTTTTACTGTGGGATAGGGAGTGCCAGGAGTTGATAGGGATTCCAGCAACAGAGCTATATGAAAAGAGTAATAAg ATTACAGCAAAGTCAGATCACACATCCTACCGCAACACTCCATTTCCCGTGCTGAGGATAAACAATGACCCACAGATTCTGAAAGAACATTGCAGTGAACTGCTGAAATTGGAAATTAATGCTTGCAACTCTGACATGCAAATAAGtctggatgatgatgattttttGGAG GGTTTTTTAAGTGATGAAGCCGAAAGTCCCATAGCAAGTATGCTTCATGTAGCTGTTGGTGATGCAACTGAGGGACCTGTCAAGAGTCATGTAGCTGTTGGTGATGCAACTGAGGGACCTGTCAAGAGGTGCTTAGCTGTTGGTGATGCAACTGAGGGACCTGTCAAGAGGTGCTTGCTGGATCAATTTTCATCAACACAGAGTGGCAAGAAGCAGAAAGAGATCAAAGAGATCAAAGTGAAGTTAGAGAAAATAGATTGA